The Pseudomonas sp. Marseille-Q3773 DNA window AGCGCAGTGGCCAGGGCACGCCCATTCACGCCACGCAGGTAAGCGAAATGGTCCGGCGCCTGGCGTGCTAAACTGCCTGCCGTTTTCAACCTGCCCCACCACGCACGGAACCTCCATGGCCAAACGCCAGCTCAACCGCCGCCAGAACTGGCGCATCGAAAAAATCCAGAACGAGCGCGCCGCGCGTGCGGCCAAACGCGAGCAGCATGTGCTGCAGGAGCTGGAGGGTGGCGACCTGGGGCCGGAACAACTGGGCCTGGTGATCGCGCACTTCGGTGTGCAGGTAGAGGTGGAGGCCCAGGACGGCGAAGCCGCAGGCCAGGTGTTCCGCTGCCACCTGCGCGCCAACCTGCCGGCCCTGGTCACCGGCGATCGGGTGGTCTGGCGCGCGGGCAACCAGGGCATCGGCGTGATCGTCGCGCAGATGCCGCGCAGCACCGAGCTGTGCCGGCCGAACAACCATGGCCAGCTCAAGCCGGTGGCGGCCAACGTCGACCTGATCGTGATCGTCTTCGCCCCGGCCCCCGAACCGCACCCCAACCTGATCGACCGTTACCTGGTCGCAGCGGAACACGCCGGCATTCGCCCGCTGCTGCTGCTGAACAAGGCCGACCTGATCGATGAGCAGAACGGTCCGGGCCTGCATGCGCTGCTTGAGGTCTACCGCGAGCTGGGCTACCCGCTGCTGGAAGTATCGGCGCACCACGGTGACGGCATGCAACGCCTGCAGCAGATGCTCGACGGCCACATCAGTGTGTTCGTTGGTCAGTCGGGGGTGGGCAAGTCGTCGCTGGTGAACAGCCTGCTGCCGGACGCCGGTACTCGCGTCGGCGACCTGTCGGAGTGGTCTGGCCAGGGCACCCACACCACCACCACCGCACGGCTGTACCACTTCCCAAATGGCGGTGACCTGATCGACTCGCCGGGCATCCGCGAATTCGGCCTTGGCCACGTCAGCCGCAGCGATGTGGAAGATGGCTTCATCGAGTTCCGCGACCTGTTCGGCACCTGTCGCTTCCGCGATTGCAAGCATGACCGTGAACCAGGCTGTGCGCTGCTCAAGGCGCTGGACGAGGGGCGTATCAAACCGCAACGGATGAACAGCTACCGCTCGATCATCGCCAGCCTGCCGGAAGACGCTTACTGACCTGCCCGCTCCCGCAGGTACTGCACAAGGCTCAAGGGCCACGCCAATCCTGTGGGAGCGGGCGTGCCCGCGAAGCAGGCACTGCGGTGGTTGGCACGGGCTTCGCCCGTGTTCGCGGGCAAGCCCGCTCCCACAGGTTCCGCGCTTGCTTCAGCTACAGCGCGATACTGTAGGGTTTACTGTTCCTTGGCCTCATCCATCTTCAACGTCCCCTCTTCGAAGATGTTCAGCTTCTGGCGCAGTTCACGCGGCTGCATGGGTGCCTGCTCGGTCCCCCCTGGCGCAGCCGGTGCCGCAGCGCCCGGCGCTGCAGGCGCGGCAGGCGGTGCCTCCGGCGTACCCTGCTCACCCTCGATATTGCGCTGGGCCTTCTTGGTCAGCACGATGATGTCGATGCGGCGGTTTACCGGGTTGAACGGGTTGTTGCGGTCGAACAGCGACGACGAGGCATAACCCACCACCCGCGCCACCTGGCCATCCGGATAGCCACCAGCAACCAGCGCACGACGTGCGGCGTTGGCCCGGTTGGCCGACAGCTCCCAGTTGCCGAACTCACCACTGCCCGCATACGGCTTGGCATCGGTGTGGCCACTGATGCTGATCTTGTTCGGCACCGCCTTGATGGTGTCGGCCATGGCCAGCAGGATGTCTTCGAAGTAAGGCTGCAGGCGCGCACTGCCGATGTCGAACATTGGCCGGTTCTCGGCATCCATGATCTGGATGCGCAAGCCGTCCTGGGTGATCTCGAACAGGATCTGGTCCTTGAACTTCTGCAGTTGCGGGTTTTCCTCAACCTTGTTCTGCAACTCCTGCAGCAACAGTTCCAGACGCTCGCGCTCGACCTGCTCGGCCATGGTCTCCACCTGATCCTTGTCCAGCTGGATGCTGGTATCCGGCGTCGGCTCCGACTTGGCCTCGGGGTTGATGGTCTTTTCCGGGGCCAGCTGCGGTGAGCCGCCCAGGTCGATGATGTACGGCGTACCGCTTTCCGAAAAGCCGATCGGGTCCTTGAAGTAGCCGGCAATGGCGATCTTCTGCTCCGGCGTGGCCGTGGACAACAACCACAGCACCAGGAAGAACGCCATCATCGCCGTGGCGAAGTCGGCGAAGGCGATTTTCCAGGCGCCGCCGTGATGGCCGCCGCCATAGCGCTTGACGCGCTTGACGATGATGGGCTGATTGTTCTCCATGACTCAGCGACCGCGAACCGCTTGTTCCAGTTCGGCAAAGCTCGGGCGATGCTTGGGGTACAGCACCTTGCGCCCGAATTCCACCGCCAGCGAAGGCGGCATGCCCGAGGCCGAGGCAACCAGCGAAGCCTTGATCGATTCGTAGAGGTTCAGTTCTTCCTTGGCATCGTGCTCCAGGCACTTGGCCAGCGGACCGAAGAAGCCGTAGGCCGCCAGAATACCGAAGAAGGTACCTACCAGCGCCGCACCCACATGGAGGCCGATGGAGGCCTGGTCACCCTCGCCGAGCGAGGCCATGGTCACCACGATACCCAGTACCGCCGCAACGATACCGAACCCTGGCATGCCGTCGGCGATGCCATTCACCGCATGGGACGGGTGCTCCAGTTCTTCCTTCATGCTCAACAGTTCCATGTCGAACAGGCCCTCGAGCTCGTGCGGTGCCATGTTTCCGGTGGACATGATGCGCAGGTAGTCGCAGACGAACGCGGTCATGCGCTCGTCGGCCAGCACGGTCGGGTACTTGGCGAAGATCGGGCTGGCTGCGGCGTCCTCGATATCGGCCTCGATGGCCATCATGCCTTCGCGACGGCTCTTGTTGAGGATCTCGTACACCAGGCCCAGCACTTCCAGGTAGAAGGCATGGCTGAAGCGCGAGCCGAACATCTTCATCGACTTCTTGATGACGTGCATGGTCATGTAGCCAGGGTTGGCCTGCAGGAACGCACCAAAGGCCGCACCGCCGATGATCAGTACTTCGAACGGCTGGATCAGCGCCGCGATCTTGCCGTGGGAGAGCACGTATCCGCCGAGCACGCTCGCGAATACGACGATGATGCCGATAATTTTAGCCATAGGTTCAAAGCACTTGCTGTCGTGGTCAGGGGAAGAGACGGGAGCCTGAAAACTCTTCTTCTACTTATCGGCAGAACTGCGCCAGACTATAGCCACTCATTGCGAAAAGCCAGTTCGGACTGATGTCAAAATGACAATTGAAACCAAGGTGCCCGCTCAGGCCCCGCGTACGCTAGAGGCCTGGGTAAAGCTGCTCGAGAGTGTTCGCATCCCGGTGCCGAAGCACAGCTACGACCGGGTCATGGCCGCGATCCACGATAGCCGCCGCTCGCTGCGCGATATCGCCGAACTGATGCAGGATAGCCCGGCGCTGGTGCTGTCGGTGATGCGCGAAGCCAATCACCCCACCAATGCCAGCCTGGCCGAGCCGGCCGAGAGCCTGGAAGTCGCCCTCAACCGGCTGGGCCTGGAGCGCAGCGAACAACTGCTCAAGCGTCTGCCTGCGCTGCCTACCGAAGAGATCCCGCCGGTACTGTGCCAATTCCAGCTGATCAGCCAGCACGCCTCGCAGCAGGCCAGCGGCCTGTTCGCCAGCCGCCTGGCACGCCTGTGGCAGGAAATTCATTGGGGCAGCCTGCTGTTCCTGGCACCACTGTGGCCGCTGGCGCTGGCCTACCCCAAGCTGCTCGACACCTGGGAATTGCGGGTTATCCACAAGGGCGAAGATGCCGCCCATGTCGAGGAGCAGCTGTTTGGCGTGCGCATCATGACACTGTGCCAGACCATGGCAGAGTACTGGCGCCTGCCACAGTGGGTGACCCAGGGTTATCGCCTGCTGCTGGAAGAGCGCGAACAACTGGCCCAGGTGCTCAACATCGCCCGCGATCCGGACCTGCTCAGCCAGCAACATCGCCTGGATGCCGAGCCCGGCCTGCGTCGCTGGTTCAACCAGCCGGCCAATACCGTGCTTTTGGCCAACAACCTGGCCCTGGCAGCACAGGTGGGCTGGGACAACCCGCACCTGCTGCGCTGGCAACTGTTGACCGCGCTGTACCTGCAGACCTCGCTGGAAGACGTGCAGCAGCAGGTACACCAGCAGGCAGCAGCCAGTGCCCGCCGCCATGCCCAGCACGCCCTGTTCCACCCGGCCGAAGCGCTGATCTGGCCTTGGCACCAGCGCCGTCCGCACCCGGACATGCTGGCACCGCCACCGCCCAGCAACGAAGAACTGGCGCGCTGGCGCAAGCTGTGCCAACACCTGCTGACCCAGCCCAGCCCGTTCACCAACAGCGTGCACCTGGCCACCCAGGCCCTCGAAGCCCTGTTGGCCTGCGGCATGCAGCGCGTCCTGCTGCTGAGCCTGGACAAGGCCAGCGATCAACTGCGCGTGCAGCAGTTCGCCGGGTTGCCCAAGGAGGCCGGGGCGCTTGCCCTGCAGGTGTCGCAGAACAAACTGCTGCAGAAGCTGCTGGCCCAGGCCGGCCAGTTACGCATTACCCCGCAAAACCACAGCCAGTTCTCGGCGCTGCTGCCGGCCCCGCTGCGTGCCTTGTTCAGCAGCGAGCACGTGCTGCTGCGCTCGCTGGCGGTGAACGACCAGGTGTTGATGCTGATGGTGGCCGACCAAGGCAGCCGACCGCTGGCCGAGGTCAGCGTGCAGGCTTTCGCCAAGACCGCACAATGCACCGAGCGGGCGCTGTCGGTGTTTGCCAACCGCAAGGCCTGAGCCTTGCGCTACAATCGCCCCTCTTTGCAACTGGAGACCGTGGATGACTGACTTTTCCGGCCTGCCCCTGGTAATAGAAGCTGCAGACCTGCTGCCGCGCCTCGGTTCGCCACAGCTGATCCTGGTCGACCTGAGCAGTAGCAACCGCTATACCAGCGGGCACATCCCCGGTGCACGCTTCGTCGAAGGCAAGCGCACCCAGCTTGGCCAGCCGCCTGCGCCCGGTCTGCTGCCGGCCCAGGCCGATCTGGAGAAGCTGTTCAGTGAGCTCGGCCACCGCGACGATGCGGTTTATGTGGTTTACGACGATGAAGGTGGCGGCTGGGCCGGGCGCTTCATCTGGCTGCTCGATGTGATTGGCCACAAGCACTATCACTACCTGAACGGCGGCATCCAGGCGTGGCCGGCCGACAAGCTCTCCACCGAAGTGCCCGCCAGCGGCAATACCCCCGTGCAGCTGCGTATCGACACGGCGCCCACAGCCACCCGCGAATACCTGCAAAGCCGCCTGGGCGCGGAAGACCTGGTCATCTGGGACGCCCGTGGTCCGCAGGAATTCCGCGGCGAGAAAGTGCTGGCAGCCAGGGGCGGCCACATTCCCGGTGCAATCAACTTCGAGTGGACGGCCGGCATGGACCTCAACGACCACTTGCGCATCCGCCAGGACATCGCTGAAGTCCTGCAGAACCTGGGTATCACCCCCGACAAGGAAGTGATCACCCATTGCCAATCCCACCGCCGCTCCGGTTTCACCTACCTGGTGGCCAAGGCCCTCGGCTACCCACGCGTCAAGGCCTACGCCGGCTCGTGGAGCGAATGGGGCAACCACCCGGACACGCCTGTAGAAGTCTAAGGAACCTGCATGAAATCCCGTTTGTTCATCATCAGCCAGTACCTGCTGCCGCACCATCTGCTGTCGCGCCTGGCCGGCTGCATCGCCGAATGCCGTGTACGCTGGTTCAAGAACGCCTTTACCGCCTGGTTCGCCAAGCGCTACCAGGTGAACATGGCCGAAGCCCTGGTCGAAGACCTGAGCGCCTACGAGCACTTCAATGCATTCTTCACCCGCGCCCTGAAGCCAGGCGCGCGCCCGCTGGACGAAACCCCGGGCGCCATCCTGTGCCCGGCCGACGGTGCCGTCAGC harbors:
- a CDS encoding rhodanese-like domain-containing protein, with translation MTDFSGLPLVIEAADLLPRLGSPQLILVDLSSSNRYTSGHIPGARFVEGKRTQLGQPPAPGLLPAQADLEKLFSELGHRDDAVYVVYDDEGGGWAGRFIWLLDVIGHKHYHYLNGGIQAWPADKLSTEVPASGNTPVQLRIDTAPTATREYLQSRLGAEDLVIWDARGPQEFRGEKVLAARGGHIPGAINFEWTAGMDLNDHLRIRQDIAEVLQNLGITPDKEVITHCQSHRRSGFTYLVAKALGYPRVKAYAGSWSEWGNHPDTPVEV
- the motB gene encoding flagellar motor protein MotB encodes the protein MENNQPIIVKRVKRYGGGHHGGAWKIAFADFATAMMAFFLVLWLLSTATPEQKIAIAGYFKDPIGFSESGTPYIIDLGGSPQLAPEKTINPEAKSEPTPDTSIQLDKDQVETMAEQVERERLELLLQELQNKVEENPQLQKFKDQILFEITQDGLRIQIMDAENRPMFDIGSARLQPYFEDILLAMADTIKAVPNKISISGHTDAKPYAGSGEFGNWELSANRANAARRALVAGGYPDGQVARVVGYASSSLFDRNNPFNPVNRRIDIIVLTKKAQRNIEGEQGTPEAPPAAPAAPGAAAPAAPGGTEQAPMQPRELRQKLNIFEEGTLKMDEAKEQ
- the motA gene encoding flagellar motor stator protein MotA yields the protein MAKIIGIIVVFASVLGGYVLSHGKIAALIQPFEVLIIGGAAFGAFLQANPGYMTMHVIKKSMKMFGSRFSHAFYLEVLGLVYEILNKSRREGMMAIEADIEDAAASPIFAKYPTVLADERMTAFVCDYLRIMSTGNMAPHELEGLFDMELLSMKEELEHPSHAVNGIADGMPGFGIVAAVLGIVVTMASLGEGDQASIGLHVGAALVGTFFGILAAYGFFGPLAKCLEHDAKEELNLYESIKASLVASASGMPPSLAVEFGRKVLYPKHRPSFAELEQAVRGR
- a CDS encoding HDOD domain-containing protein codes for the protein MTIETKVPAQAPRTLEAWVKLLESVRIPVPKHSYDRVMAAIHDSRRSLRDIAELMQDSPALVLSVMREANHPTNASLAEPAESLEVALNRLGLERSEQLLKRLPALPTEEIPPVLCQFQLISQHASQQASGLFASRLARLWQEIHWGSLLFLAPLWPLALAYPKLLDTWELRVIHKGEDAAHVEEQLFGVRIMTLCQTMAEYWRLPQWVTQGYRLLLEEREQLAQVLNIARDPDLLSQQHRLDAEPGLRRWFNQPANTVLLANNLALAAQVGWDNPHLLRWQLLTALYLQTSLEDVQQQVHQQAAASARRHAQHALFHPAEALIWPWHQRRPHPDMLAPPPPSNEELARWRKLCQHLLTQPSPFTNSVHLATQALEALLACGMQRVLLLSLDKASDQLRVQQFAGLPKEAGALALQVSQNKLLQKLLAQAGQLRITPQNHSQFSALLPAPLRALFSSEHVLLRSLAVNDQVLMLMVADQGSRPLAEVSVQAFAKTAQCTERALSVFANRKA
- the rsgA gene encoding small ribosomal subunit biogenesis GTPase RsgA, which codes for MAKRQLNRRQNWRIEKIQNERAARAAKREQHVLQELEGGDLGPEQLGLVIAHFGVQVEVEAQDGEAAGQVFRCHLRANLPALVTGDRVVWRAGNQGIGVIVAQMPRSTELCRPNNHGQLKPVAANVDLIVIVFAPAPEPHPNLIDRYLVAAEHAGIRPLLLLNKADLIDEQNGPGLHALLEVYRELGYPLLEVSAHHGDGMQRLQQMLDGHISVFVGQSGVGKSSLVNSLLPDAGTRVGDLSEWSGQGTHTTTTARLYHFPNGGDLIDSPGIREFGLGHVSRSDVEDGFIEFRDLFGTCRFRDCKHDREPGCALLKALDEGRIKPQRMNSYRSIIASLPEDAY